Proteins encoded within one genomic window of Acidobacteriota bacterium:
- a CDS encoding AMP-binding protein, with amino-acid sequence MRRDTLADVFADLAVTRGEFLVYDDGYRIRTWTYADVGRAARASAARLARAGLRKGDRVLLWGENSPEWIAALWGAIIAGVVVVPVDYRSSLEFVRRIRRVVDAPVMMVGRDVAWIESHEANGSGTIDGAQVWRLADMDWREVAEPPPVELAGQDTAEILFTSGATAEPKGVVLTHRNILANIIPVERDLARFRAYFRPAAPLRFLNLLPLSHMFGQAMATFIPPMLAGTTIFMRSYNPADIIRLIHRRRVSVLVSVPKMLDVLREHVTRVAPSVSRRARPDVHWTRRWWQHRDVHRLFGLKFWSCVVGAAPLDPELEAFWSNLGFLVVQGYGLTETAPIVAFNHPFAAHGGSVGKPLDGLDVKIAQDGEILVRGDSVTSGYFNAPGATSAAFENGWLRTGDIGQLDDEGRLYVRGRKKELIVRPDGLNVFPDDVERVLNVIPGVRESAVVGVDDGTGERVTAVLVVEPGAVADDVIARANAILAEHQRVRTALVWTDGPLPRTEGTRKLKRVEIKAWARSGERTASAATSGDPLEDLLVRFAPGRSVGSATKIDDLGLSSLDRIELMIAIEQRFLTSVDEVAFSQARDLGDLRALVEQAPAPTDGARESVPFPSWNRSRVARVVRRIVLDVLVLPLTRWFARLTIEGVEHLTGVDGPVVFASNHQSHMDTAVVLAALPARWRYRVAPAMRKEFFAAHFFPANVGRRERWASSAFYYLAALCFNGFPLPQREVGARDTLRYIGELAAAGQSVLLFPEGERAETGSIKAFRGGVGMIGSRLGLPVVPVRLDGVDRVLHESWHMARRGPVRVRFGPQIALRGDDYAALARRVEAAVRSL; translated from the coding sequence ATGCGCCGCGACACTCTCGCCGACGTGTTTGCCGATCTGGCCGTAACCCGGGGCGAATTCCTCGTCTACGACGACGGCTACCGGATCAGGACCTGGACGTACGCCGATGTCGGGCGCGCGGCCCGCGCATCGGCGGCACGACTGGCCAGGGCCGGCCTCCGCAAAGGTGATCGGGTCCTGCTGTGGGGCGAGAATTCGCCCGAGTGGATCGCGGCGCTCTGGGGCGCCATCATCGCGGGCGTCGTGGTCGTTCCGGTCGATTACCGAAGCTCTCTCGAGTTTGTCCGCCGGATTAGACGCGTCGTCGATGCGCCCGTGATGATGGTCGGCCGCGACGTCGCGTGGATCGAATCGCACGAGGCGAACGGGTCCGGGACGATTGACGGCGCGCAGGTCTGGCGACTGGCCGACATGGACTGGCGCGAGGTCGCCGAGCCACCACCTGTCGAACTGGCGGGCCAGGATACGGCCGAAATCCTGTTCACGTCAGGCGCGACGGCCGAGCCGAAGGGTGTCGTGCTGACGCACCGGAACATCCTGGCCAACATCATCCCTGTCGAACGCGATCTTGCGCGGTTCCGCGCGTACTTCAGGCCGGCCGCCCCGCTCCGCTTCCTGAATCTCCTCCCGCTCAGCCACATGTTCGGGCAGGCCATGGCCACATTCATCCCGCCGATGCTGGCCGGCACGACGATCTTCATGCGGAGCTACAACCCGGCCGACATCATTCGCCTGATTCACCGGCGGCGCGTCTCGGTGTTGGTGTCGGTCCCGAAGATGCTCGACGTCCTGCGCGAGCACGTGACGCGCGTCGCGCCATCAGTCAGTCGGCGAGCCAGACCGGATGTGCACTGGACCCGTCGCTGGTGGCAGCACCGGGATGTGCATCGCCTCTTCGGCCTCAAGTTCTGGAGCTGCGTGGTCGGCGCGGCTCCGCTCGATCCCGAACTCGAAGCGTTCTGGTCGAATCTGGGATTCCTTGTCGTCCAGGGCTACGGCCTCACCGAGACGGCGCCCATCGTGGCCTTCAATCACCCGTTCGCGGCGCACGGTGGATCGGTTGGAAAACCGCTCGACGGGCTCGACGTGAAGATTGCTCAGGACGGGGAAATCCTCGTCCGTGGCGACAGCGTGACCTCCGGCTACTTCAACGCACCAGGCGCCACGTCCGCGGCATTCGAGAACGGCTGGCTGCGAACCGGCGACATCGGCCAGCTCGACGATGAGGGTCGGCTGTACGTGCGTGGCCGCAAGAAGGAGTTAATCGTCCGGCCCGACGGCCTCAACGTGTTTCCCGATGATGTGGAGCGCGTGCTGAATGTGATCCCCGGCGTGCGTGAATCGGCGGTGGTCGGCGTCGACGATGGAACCGGCGAGCGCGTGACCGCCGTGCTCGTCGTCGAGCCCGGTGCGGTGGCTGATGACGTGATCGCCAGGGCCAATGCGATACTTGCCGAACACCAACGGGTCCGCACGGCGCTGGTGTGGACCGACGGCCCACTGCCGAGAACCGAGGGCACGCGGAAACTCAAGCGTGTCGAGATCAAGGCGTGGGCGCGAAGCGGCGAGCGAACCGCGAGCGCGGCGACATCGGGTGATCCGCTGGAGGATCTGCTCGTACGATTCGCGCCGGGTCGGAGCGTGGGCTCGGCCACCAAGATTGACGATCTCGGCCTGAGCTCGCTCGATCGGATCGAACTGATGATCGCGATCGAACAGCGATTTCTGACCTCCGTTGACGAAGTGGCGTTCTCGCAGGCCCGCGATCTGGGCGATCTCCGCGCGCTGGTCGAGCAGGCACCGGCACCAACCGACGGTGCACGGGAGAGCGTGCCGTTTCCTTCGTGGAATCGATCGCGCGTGGCAAGGGTGGTCCGCAGAATCGTGCTCGACGTGCTGGTGTTGCCGCTGACCAGGTGGTTTGCCAGATTGACTATCGAGGGAGTCGAACATCTCACTGGCGTCGATGGCCCCGTTGTCTTTGCCTCGAACCATCAGAGCCACATGGATACTGCGGTGGTGCTCGCGGCTCTACCGGCACGGTGGAGGTACCGGGTCGCGCCGGCCATGCGCAAGGAATTCTTTGCGGCGCATTTCTTTCCGGCCAATGTCGGGCGGCGCGAACGCTGGGCGAGCAGTGCGTTCTACTACCTGGCTGCGCTGTGCTTCAACGGGTTCCCGCTGCCGCAGCGCGAGGTCGGCGCGCGCGACACGCTGCGCTACATCGGCGAACTCGCCGCGGCGGGGCAATCCGTGCTCCTCTTTCCGGAGGGTGAACGGGCCGAGACGGGATCAATCAAGGCGTTTCGCGGGGGCGTCGGGATGATTGGGAGCCGACTGGGACTGCCGGTGGTCCCGGTGCGACTGGATGGGGTTGACCGGGTCTTGCACGAATCGTGGCACATGGCCCGGCGCGGACCCGTCCGGGTGAGGTTTGGGCCCCAAATCGCCCTTCGTGGCGACGACTACGCCGCACTGGCCCGGAGGGTCGAAGCGGCGGTTCGGAGCCTGTAA
- a CDS encoding tetratricopeptide repeat protein — MSSSRVDKPQGPAPGAPAHDSGDRAQPGQSYKVDEVLAMYGSIREEFLRELQKHHIIRIATDASGERSILFQDLVVVRRLHGELQRGASFRAVLRAIKTTRAGQLALDFRKDASPGQVVLLNQPPVVVQARARLERAGVASAEPASVDPTLAEQYFRLASTLDDGTIENQEKAAGAYRRALESDPRLVPAIINLANIHYACDELIEAQALYEHAIGIDPEVFEGYFNLGNIHHDLGRFGEAEGYYQRALSISPGYPEVHLYLAVVLEKTERQADARIHWQSYRNLAPDGEWAELAREFSETP, encoded by the coding sequence TTGTCATCTTCGCGGGTGGATAAGCCTCAAGGTCCGGCGCCTGGAGCGCCAGCGCACGACTCCGGCGACCGAGCGCAGCCAGGACAGTCCTACAAGGTCGACGAAGTGCTGGCGATGTACGGATCGATCCGCGAGGAGTTCCTCCGCGAACTCCAGAAGCACCACATCATCCGGATTGCGACCGATGCCTCGGGTGAGCGGTCGATCCTGTTCCAGGATCTGGTGGTGGTGCGTCGGCTCCATGGGGAGCTCCAGCGGGGAGCCTCGTTTAGAGCTGTGCTTCGGGCCATCAAGACCACTCGCGCCGGGCAACTCGCCCTGGATTTTCGGAAAGACGCCAGCCCGGGACAGGTAGTTCTGCTCAATCAGCCGCCGGTGGTGGTGCAGGCCCGTGCCAGGTTGGAGCGCGCCGGGGTCGCCTCGGCGGAACCCGCGTCAGTCGATCCCACTCTGGCCGAGCAGTATTTCCGTCTGGCATCGACGCTCGATGACGGGACCATCGAAAACCAGGAGAAGGCTGCAGGCGCGTATCGGAGAGCGCTCGAGTCAGACCCACGTCTGGTGCCCGCGATCATCAATCTGGCCAACATCCACTACGCGTGCGATGAATTGATTGAGGCGCAGGCGCTCTACGAACACGCCATCGGCATCGATCCCGAGGTGTTCGAGGGGTATTTCAACCTGGGCAACATCCATCACGATCTTGGGCGGTTTGGCGAAGCCGAGGGCTACTATCAGCGCGCCCTGTCGATCAGCCCGGGCTACCCGGAAGTGCACCTCTATCTGGCGGTCGTGCTCGAGAAGACCGAACGCCAAGCCGATGCCCGCATCCATTGGCAGAGCTACCGCAATCTCGCGCCGGACGGCGAATGGGCCGAACTCGCGCGCGAATTCTCCGAAACACCGTAG
- a CDS encoding PEGA domain-containing protein, translating to MRLKNVFLAAALIGSFMVLAPVTADAQRRGGGRVVARPHSGRPFVGIGMYRGAPYYDNFSWGYSRWWYPFGYGPYWYGPYWYGSYGYPGDDGQSGSLKLEIKPKNADVFVDGYFAGIVDDFDGFFQSLDVSAGNHSIALWCQGYRTVTQEVHVQRGNSLKLRYQMVPLAAGESQDPRPVPPPESQAPRARRDGPPQPYQPGPPSRRAPPRRPAPPPQPEEPLLPAQATPPGAVGEAPDYAQLAIKVQPAGAQIFIDGEAWQSSQGADRLVVHLPVGVHHVEIRKDGFRTFKTDVQIRTGETTTLNVSLSGQDGQ from the coding sequence ATGCGACTCAAGAACGTCTTTCTTGCGGCCGCCTTGATCGGCAGCTTCATGGTGCTCGCGCCGGTCACCGCGGACGCTCAGCGCCGCGGCGGCGGGCGCGTCGTCGCGCGTCCACATTCGGGGCGTCCGTTCGTCGGGATTGGGATGTACCGGGGTGCTCCCTACTATGACAACTTCTCGTGGGGGTATTCGCGCTGGTGGTATCCGTTCGGCTACGGACCCTACTGGTATGGACCCTATTGGTACGGGTCGTACGGGTACCCCGGGGACGACGGTCAGAGCGGCTCCCTCAAGCTCGAGATCAAGCCGAAGAACGCGGACGTCTTCGTTGATGGCTACTTCGCGGGGATCGTCGACGATTTCGACGGATTCTTCCAGAGCCTCGACGTGTCTGCCGGCAACCATTCGATCGCGTTGTGGTGCCAGGGATATCGAACCGTCACGCAGGAAGTCCATGTGCAACGTGGCAACTCGTTGAAGCTGCGCTACCAGATGGTGCCTCTCGCGGCGGGTGAATCACAGGACCCCAGACCCGTGCCGCCGCCAGAGTCTCAGGCTCCCCGCGCGCGTCGCGATGGACCTCCGCAGCCCTATCAGCCAGGGCCGCCAAGTCGTCGTGCCCCGCCTCGTCGGCCCGCACCTCCGCCACAGCCGGAAGAACCGCTGCTGCCCGCGCAGGCGACCCCGCCTGGAGCGGTCGGTGAGGCGCCCGACTACGCGCAGCTCGCGATCAAGGTGCAGCCGGCTGGCGCTCAGATCTTCATCGATGGCGAGGCGTGGCAAAGCTCGCAGGGAGCCGATCGCCTGGTCGTGCACCTGCCGGTTGGCGTGCATCACGTCGAAATCCGGAAGGACGGGTTCCGGACATTCAAGACGGATGTGCAGATTCGAACCGGCGAGACCACAACGTTGAATGTGAGTTTGTCTGGCCAGGACGGCCAGTGA
- a CDS encoding Mrp/NBP35 family ATP-binding protein, translating to MALEQTQILQALSSVKDPDLHKDIVKLGFVKDVSIDGGRVAFTIELTTPACPVKEQMKEQARVAVMQIPGVTHVDIRMTAQVRAAVSPDLSKEPVPGVKNVIAVGAGKGGVGKTTVAVNLALALAKTGSRVGMIDGDIYGPNVPIMLGLKSQLGTDGEKIVPVEKYDLQVVSMGFLATDDAPVIWRGPMLHGVIRQFFREVRWNNLDYLVIDLPPGTGDVVLSLSQTVFVAGAIVVTTPQQVSLADTRRAIAMYQKLTIPILGLIENMSHFVCPSCRHQSDIFGSGGGERLAEEMQVPFLGRVPISEPLRVGGDTGVPIILSDPTSAAAVAFIAAAERTAAQVSIQSFRKPPLIPLRQVN from the coding sequence ATGGCACTCGAACAGACACAAATCCTCCAGGCGCTCTCATCCGTCAAAGACCCCGATCTCCACAAGGACATCGTCAAACTCGGCTTCGTGAAGGACGTCTCGATCGACGGCGGGCGCGTGGCATTCACCATTGAACTCACCACGCCCGCCTGTCCGGTCAAGGAGCAGATGAAAGAGCAGGCCCGGGTGGCCGTGATGCAGATCCCGGGCGTCACCCACGTCGATATCAGGATGACCGCGCAGGTGCGTGCCGCCGTGTCGCCGGACCTGAGCAAGGAGCCCGTTCCCGGCGTCAAGAACGTGATCGCCGTGGGGGCAGGCAAGGGTGGTGTCGGCAAGACCACCGTGGCGGTGAATCTGGCGCTGGCGCTCGCGAAGACCGGCAGCCGCGTCGGCATGATCGACGGCGACATCTACGGGCCGAACGTGCCGATCATGCTGGGCCTCAAGTCGCAACTCGGGACCGACGGCGAGAAGATCGTGCCTGTCGAGAAATACGATCTGCAGGTCGTGTCGATGGGCTTCCTCGCGACCGACGATGCGCCGGTGATCTGGCGTGGTCCGATGCTGCATGGCGTCATCCGCCAGTTCTTCCGCGAGGTGCGGTGGAACAACCTCGACTACCTCGTGATCGATCTGCCACCGGGCACCGGCGACGTCGTGCTCAGCCTGAGCCAAACGGTGTTCGTGGCTGGTGCGATTGTCGTGACCACGCCTCAGCAGGTATCGCTGGCTGATACCAGGCGTGCGATCGCGATGTACCAGAAGCTGACCATCCCGATTCTCGGCCTCATCGAAAACATGAGCCACTTCGTGTGCCCGTCGTGCCGCCACCAGAGTGACATCTTCGGCAGCGGAGGAGGAGAGAGACTGGCCGAGGAGATGCAGGTACCGTTCCTGGGCCGCGTCCCGATTTCAGAGCCGCTGCGCGTGGGGGGCGACACGGGCGTGCCGATCATCCTGAGCGATCCGACCTCGGCCGCAGCCGTTGCGTTCATCGCGGCTGCCGAGCGCACCGCCGCGCAGGTCTCGATCCAGAGCTTCCGCAAGCCGCCGCTCATTCCGCTGCGCCAGGTTAACTAG
- a CDS encoding citrate (Si)-synthase, whose translation MSKLQARLAQQIPGLRETVKKLTKESGAVKISECTIEQAYGGMRGVKSLVCDTSEVPPDKGLIIRGIPVSQLTEQLPEETLWLLMTGEKPKADELADLQADLRARAKVPDYIWAVLAAMPADSHPMVMLNTAILVMEKESVFRQRYDAGMKKDEYWVATLEDALKIIAVLPEIAAGVYRMRFGKGPRIASNPKLDWAAGYTAMLGIPDPTGNFAKLMRLYMVLHSDHESGNVSAMTTATVNSALSDLYYSLSAGLNGLAGPLHGLANQECLAWVLDTNKKFGGKPTKAQIKAYAEETLAAGRVIPGYGHAVLRITDPRFDAFLAFGKKYMADDPVFQTVSNVFDTVPDILKTIQKIKDPWPNVDAGSGGLLYHYGLTEFAYYTVLFSVSRALGVCSQAVVARAMGLPITRPKSVTTKWLEGEAAKAAAVKA comes from the coding sequence ATGTCGAAGTTACAGGCAAGACTGGCGCAGCAAATCCCGGGTCTGCGCGAGACGGTCAAGAAGCTCACCAAGGAGAGCGGGGCCGTCAAGATCTCCGAGTGCACGATTGAACAGGCGTACGGTGGCATGCGCGGCGTGAAGTCGCTCGTGTGCGACACGTCGGAAGTCCCGCCGGACAAGGGGCTCATCATCCGCGGCATTCCCGTGTCGCAGTTGACCGAACAGCTGCCGGAAGAGACGCTGTGGCTGTTGATGACCGGCGAGAAGCCCAAGGCCGACGAACTGGCCGATCTGCAGGCCGACCTGCGCGCCCGCGCCAAGGTGCCCGACTACATCTGGGCGGTGCTCGCGGCGATGCCGGCCGATTCACACCCGATGGTGATGCTGAACACCGCCATCCTCGTCATGGAGAAAGAATCCGTCTTCCGCCAGCGCTACGACGCAGGCATGAAGAAGGACGAGTACTGGGTGGCCACGCTCGAAGACGCGCTCAAGATCATCGCCGTCCTGCCGGAAATCGCGGCTGGCGTGTACCGCATGCGCTTCGGCAAGGGCCCGCGCATTGCCTCGAATCCCAAGCTCGACTGGGCGGCCGGCTACACCGCGATGCTCGGCATCCCGGATCCCACCGGGAACTTCGCGAAACTGATGCGCCTCTACATGGTGCTGCACTCCGATCACGAGAGCGGCAACGTGAGCGCGATGACGACGGCTACCGTGAATTCGGCGCTGTCGGATCTCTACTACTCGCTGTCGGCCGGGTTGAACGGCCTGGCGGGCCCGCTGCACGGGCTGGCGAACCAGGAATGCCTGGCGTGGGTGCTCGACACCAACAAGAAATTCGGCGGCAAGCCGACCAAGGCACAGATCAAGGCGTACGCGGAAGAGACGCTGGCGGCCGGCCGCGTGATTCCGGGTTACGGGCACGCGGTGCTGCGCATCACCGATCCGCGCTTCGACGCGTTCCTGGCGTTCGGCAAGAAGTACATGGCTGACGACCCGGTGTTCCAGACCGTGTCGAACGTGTTCGACACGGTGCCGGATATCCTCAAGACCATCCAGAAGATCAAGGATCCGTGGCCCAACGTGGACGCCGGGTCTGGCGGGCTGCTCTATCATTACGGCCTGACCGAGTTCGCGTACTACACCGTGCTCTTCAGCGTGTCGCGCGCGCTCGGCGTGTGCTCGCAGGCGGTGGTGGCGCGGGCGATGGGCCTGCCGATCACGCGGCCCAAGTCGGTGACGACGAAGTGGCTCGAGGGCGAAGCCGCCAAGGCTGCGGCGGTAAAGGCCTAG
- a CDS encoding NADP-dependent malic enzyme: MIKISDEDVFEYHEKPRPGKLEVVTSKPCLTQRDLSLAYTPWVARPCLEIEKDPEAAYRFTGKGNLVAVVSNGTAVLGLGDIGAMAGKPVMEGKGVLFKRFAGVDVFDLEVDTHDPDEIIRIVKALEPTFGGINLEDIKAPECFYIEEALKKIMNIPVFHDDQHGTAIISGAALVNALEVVNKKIDQVRVVFTGAGAAGIACAEMYLNLGVKKENILFIDTVGVIWAGRTEKMNPYKQRFAVDTKARTLAEAMKGADVFVGVSAKDLLTPDMLKTMAANPIVFAMANPDPEITYPLAVATRKDVIMATGRSDYPNQVNNVLGFPFIFRGALDVRATAINNEMKMAAARALAALAKEDVPEVVLKAYGVDAMSFGRDYLIPKPFDPRVLTWEASAVAKAACDTGVARKPITDWDAYRESLERILGPSRKIMHFVTRKARTDKPRKLVFPEGEHDSIIRAARDIIDQHIAMPVLLGRKTEILARAHRLGIEQVDFEIVDVPNEKNEQAYAESLYRLRQRKGVTLPAALDLVRDPTIYGLMMVQAGDADGFVGGMYKAYPETIRPAIQIVGLKPGVSRVSAAHLLVLKNRIFFCADTMVNIQPTAEELAEIAGLAADLARTFDTDPKIAMLAFSSFGSVPHPISKKVADAVDIVRKKFPELVVDGEMHLDTAVVEEIVEKNYPHSRIKGDANVLVFPDLTSGNIGYKLVQRLGNADAIGPILMGMKKPVNVLQHGMTVAEIVNLAAITAVSADLQASVDRVVPAPVGAQ, encoded by the coding sequence ATGATCAAGATCAGCGACGAAGATGTGTTTGAGTATCACGAGAAACCCAGGCCGGGAAAACTCGAGGTCGTGACCTCGAAACCCTGTCTGACCCAGCGCGACCTGTCCCTCGCGTACACACCCTGGGTGGCGCGCCCCTGCCTGGAGATCGAGAAGGATCCAGAGGCGGCCTACCGCTTCACCGGGAAGGGCAATCTGGTGGCTGTCGTGTCGAACGGCACGGCGGTGCTGGGCCTGGGCGACATCGGCGCGATGGCCGGCAAGCCGGTCATGGAAGGCAAGGGCGTCCTGTTCAAGAGGTTCGCGGGCGTTGACGTGTTCGACCTTGAGGTCGACACGCACGACCCCGACGAAATCATCAGGATCGTCAAGGCCCTCGAGCCGACCTTCGGCGGCATCAACCTCGAGGACATCAAGGCGCCCGAGTGCTTCTACATTGAGGAAGCGCTCAAGAAGATCATGAACATCCCGGTGTTCCATGACGATCAGCACGGAACGGCCATTATCTCTGGTGCGGCGCTGGTCAATGCGCTCGAGGTGGTCAACAAGAAGATCGACCAGGTGAGGGTGGTGTTCACGGGCGCGGGCGCGGCCGGCATCGCGTGCGCCGAGATGTACCTGAACCTCGGCGTCAAGAAGGAAAACATCCTCTTCATCGACACCGTCGGCGTGATCTGGGCCGGCCGCACGGAGAAGATGAACCCCTACAAGCAGCGATTCGCGGTCGACACCAAGGCCCGCACGCTGGCGGAGGCCATGAAGGGCGCCGATGTGTTTGTCGGCGTGTCGGCGAAAGACCTTCTCACGCCAGACATGCTGAAGACGATGGCGGCGAATCCGATCGTGTTTGCGATGGCGAACCCCGATCCGGAAATCACGTACCCGCTGGCGGTGGCGACCCGCAAGGACGTCATCATGGCCACCGGCCGGTCCGACTATCCGAACCAGGTCAACAACGTCCTCGGCTTCCCGTTCATCTTCCGCGGCGCGCTCGACGTGCGCGCCACGGCGATCAACAACGAGATGAAGATGGCGGCGGCGCGCGCCCTGGCCGCGCTGGCGAAGGAAGACGTGCCCGAAGTCGTGTTAAAGGCGTACGGCGTCGACGCGATGTCGTTCGGCCGCGATTACCTCATTCCGAAGCCGTTCGATCCGCGCGTCCTGACCTGGGAGGCGTCCGCCGTGGCCAAGGCCGCCTGCGACACGGGCGTGGCGCGCAAGCCCATCACGGATTGGGACGCGTACCGCGAATCGCTCGAACGGATACTGGGGCCGTCGCGCAAGATCATGCACTTCGTGACGCGCAAGGCGCGCACCGACAAACCGCGCAAGCTCGTGTTCCCGGAAGGCGAGCACGATTCGATCATCCGCGCCGCGCGCGACATCATCGATCAGCACATCGCGATGCCGGTGCTGCTGGGCCGGAAGACCGAGATCCTCGCGAGGGCGCATCGGCTGGGCATCGAACAGGTCGACTTCGAAATCGTCGACGTGCCCAACGAGAAGAACGAGCAGGCCTACGCCGAATCGCTGTACCGGCTGCGCCAGCGCAAGGGCGTGACGCTGCCGGCTGCGCTCGACCTGGTCCGCGATCCCACCATCTACGGCCTGATGATGGTGCAGGCCGGTGATGCCGACGGCTTCGTGGGCGGCATGTACAAGGCGTATCCCGAGACGATCCGGCCGGCCATCCAGATCGTAGGCCTCAAGCCGGGGGTGTCGCGCGTATCGGCCGCGCATTTGCTGGTGCTGAAGAACCGCATTTTCTTCTGCGCCGACACGATGGTCAACATCCAGCCGACCGCGGAGGAACTGGCGGAGATCGCGGGTCTCGCCGCCGATCTGGCACGCACCTTCGACACCGACCCGAAGATCGCCATGCTGGCGTTTTCGAGCTTCGGATCGGTGCCGCACCCGATCTCCAAGAAGGTGGCCGACGCCGTCGACATCGTCCGCAAGAAGTTCCCGGAGCTGGTCGTTGACGGGGAGATGCACCTCGATACGGCCGTCGTCGAGGAGATTGTGGAGAAGAACTACCCGCACTCGCGCATCAAGGGCGACGCCAACGTGCTCGTGTTCCCGGATCTGACGTCGGGCAACATCGGCTACAAGCTGGTGCAGCGCCTGGGGAACGCGGATGCGATCGGGCCGATCCTGATGGGCATGAAGAAGCCCGTCAACGTGCTCCAACACGGCATGACCGTCGCCGAAATCGTGAATCTGGCTGCGATTACCGCGGTGTCGGCCGATTTGCAGGCGTCGGTCGACCGCGTGGTGCCCGCGCCGGTCGGCGCGCAGTAG
- a CDS encoding NAD-dependent malic enzyme, with protein sequence MKTFVIKVDPLTNEEYWEVFLRGQQLLSDPLLNKASSFTEEERIALDLVGLLRSGVSDLDLQEQRTLDAYRRKPEDDLEKYIYLQGLMDRNEVLFYRLLVNNLAEMVPIVYTPTVGQACLQLSKITRRYRGVYISPDSVGRIDQMLQSISLPSVNLIVVTDGERILGLGDLGSDGMGIPVGKVKLYVAAGGLHPACCLPVCLDVGTNNEALLKDPLYLGWKHPRLDGDQYWDFIEKFVLGVKRNLPEALLQWEDFAKHKAFTLLERYQERILSFDDDIQGTGAVAIATIMTAMRIKNSRISDERFVIAGMGQAGVGISMNIRALMRSSGLNDEEIRRRIFAIDMPGLLMRDTPGLSKWQQPFAQGRETVAGWTLRSQDRIDLLDVVTNANPSVLVGVTAQPGLFSHDILSAIARKEQRPLVLVLSNPTSKSECTPDDVARATDGRGLIATGSPFPESSWNGRTITTSQCNNLYIFPGVGLGALVAKSPKVTHAMFFAASRALSAMVTPAQEQQGCLLPPMDDIRAVSREVAKAVAIEARDAGLGRLMDDQKIASVVAKAQWEPRYAPYRPGRPIS encoded by the coding sequence ATGAAGACGTTTGTGATCAAGGTCGATCCGCTGACCAACGAGGAATACTGGGAGGTCTTCCTGCGCGGCCAGCAACTGCTCAGCGATCCCCTGCTCAACAAGGCGTCGTCGTTCACCGAAGAGGAACGGATCGCGCTCGATCTGGTGGGCCTGCTCCGGTCCGGCGTCTCCGATCTCGACCTGCAGGAACAGCGCACGCTCGATGCGTACCGCCGGAAGCCCGAGGACGACCTCGAGAAGTACATCTACCTCCAGGGCCTGATGGATCGGAACGAGGTACTGTTCTATCGCCTGCTGGTCAACAACCTCGCCGAGATGGTCCCCATCGTCTATACGCCGACGGTCGGCCAGGCCTGCCTGCAGCTGAGCAAGATCACGCGGCGGTACCGCGGCGTCTACATCAGCCCCGACAGCGTCGGGCGCATCGATCAGATGCTGCAGAGCATCTCACTGCCGAGCGTCAACCTGATCGTCGTCACCGACGGCGAGCGGATCCTGGGGCTGGGCGATCTGGGGTCCGACGGCATGGGCATCCCGGTCGGCAAGGTCAAGCTCTACGTGGCCGCCGGGGGCCTGCATCCGGCCTGCTGCCTCCCCGTCTGCCTCGACGTGGGCACCAATAATGAAGCACTCCTGAAGGACCCGCTCTATCTCGGGTGGAAGCACCCGCGGCTCGATGGCGACCAGTACTGGGACTTCATCGAGAAGTTCGTCCTCGGCGTGAAGCGCAACTTGCCGGAGGCCCTGCTCCAGTGGGAAGACTTCGCGAAACACAAGGCGTTCACCCTGCTCGAGCGCTACCAGGAGCGCATTCTTTCGTTCGACGACGACATCCAGGGCACCGGCGCCGTGGCGATTGCGACGATCATGACGGCCATGCGCATCAAGAACAGCCGCATCAGTGACGAGCGATTCGTGATTGCCGGCATGGGTCAGGCCGGTGTCGGCATCAGTATGAACATCCGCGCGCTGATGCGGTCCTCGGGACTGAACGACGAAGAAATCCGGCGGCGCATCTTCGCCATCGACATGCCGGGCTTGTTGATGCGGGACACGCCGGGCCTCTCGAAGTGGCAACAGCCCTTCGCCCAAGGTCGCGAGACGGTCGCCGGATGGACGCTCCGCTCCCAGGACCGCATCGATCTGCTCGACGTGGTCACCAATGCGAATCCCAGTGTGCTGGTCGGCGTGACGGCCCAACCCGGCCTCTTCAGCCACGACATCCTGTCGGCGATCGCCCGGAAGGAGCAGCGGCCACTCGTGCTGGTGCTCTCCAACCCGACGAGCAAGTCGGAATGCACGCCGGACGACGTGGCCCGCGCCACGGATGGACGAGGCCTGATCGCGACGGGCAGCCCATTCCCCGAAAGTTCGTGGAATGGCCGGACCATCACGACGTCACAGTGCAACAACCTCTACATCTTCCCGGGCGTGGGTCTTGGTGCGCTGGTCGCGAAATCGCCCAAGGTGACCCACGCGATGTTTTTCGCGGCCAGCCGGGCGCTCTCCGCCATGGTGACGCCGGCGCAGGAACAGCAGGGCTGCCTGCTGCCGCCGATGGACGATATTCGCGCCGTATCGCGCGAGGTGGCGAAAGCTGTGGCCATCGAGGCGCGCGACGCCGGGCTGGGGCGGCTCATGGATGATCAGAAGATCGCATCGGTGGTCGCGAAGGCGCAGTGGGAACCCCGCTACGCACCGTATCGTCCCGGCCGGCCGATCTCGTGA